One genomic window of Arthrobacter sp. KBS0703 includes the following:
- the argB gene encoding acetylglutamate kinase yields the protein MNTQTRETTSMSDAQDKAGTLIEALPWIQRFAGTTMVIKYGGNAMVNDELRRAFAEDVVFLHHVGIHPVVVHGGGPQINAMLSRLGIESEFKGGLRVTTPEAMDVVRMVLTGQVGRELVGLINSHGPYAVGMSGEDGGLLRAVRTGTVVDGEEVDLGLVGEVVGVNPEGIVDILAAGRIPVISTVAPEIFDDGGADGGSQRVQTTGQVLNVNADTAAAALAEALGASKLVILTDVEGLFADWPDRSSLISSLTASELRDLLPSLESGMIPKMEACLKAVDGGVERAHIVDGRLAHSMLLETFTTAGIGTQVVPDEETNA from the coding sequence ATGAACACCCAGACCCGCGAGACCACGTCCATGAGTGATGCCCAGGACAAGGCCGGCACGCTGATCGAGGCCCTGCCGTGGATCCAGCGCTTCGCCGGAACCACCATGGTGATCAAGTACGGCGGCAACGCCATGGTCAACGATGAACTCCGCCGTGCCTTCGCCGAGGATGTCGTGTTCCTGCACCACGTGGGGATCCACCCCGTGGTGGTCCACGGCGGCGGCCCGCAGATCAACGCCATGCTGAGCCGGCTGGGCATCGAATCCGAGTTCAAGGGCGGCCTGCGTGTCACCACCCCCGAGGCGATGGATGTGGTGCGCATGGTCCTCACCGGCCAGGTGGGCCGCGAACTCGTGGGCCTGATCAACTCCCACGGTCCGTACGCCGTCGGCATGTCGGGCGAGGACGGCGGCCTGCTGCGCGCGGTCCGCACCGGAACGGTCGTCGACGGCGAAGAGGTGGACCTTGGCCTGGTGGGCGAGGTCGTGGGCGTGAACCCGGAGGGAATCGTCGACATCCTGGCCGCCGGCCGGATTCCGGTGATCTCCACCGTGGCCCCGGAGATTTTCGACGACGGCGGGGCCGACGGCGGGTCCCAGCGCGTCCAGACCACCGGGCAGGTCCTCAACGTCAACGCGGACACAGCCGCCGCCGCGCTGGCCGAGGCACTCGGCGCCTCGAAACTGGTGATCCTGACCGACGTCGAAGGCCTGTTCGCGGACTGGCCGGACCGTTCCTCGCTGATTTCGTCGCTGACGGCCTCCGAGCTCCGGGACCTGCTGCCGTCGCTCGAATCCGGCATGATCCCCAAGATGGAGGCCTGCCTGAAGGCGGTCGACGGCGGGGTGGAGCGCGCGCACATCGTGGACGGGCGCCTCGCCCACTCCATGCTGCTTGAAACATTTACGACGGCGGGAATCGGCACCCAAGTGGTCCCGGACGAGGAGACGAACGCATGA
- a CDS encoding acetylornithine transaminase, which produces MSNFEQSAVAEQSPVAELVETRGHAGAEWLARYSSSLMGVFGTPQRVLVRGAGCLVWDADGKEYLDLLGGIAVNALGHAHPFVTSVIASQLATLGHVSNFFTSPTQIALAEKLLALSKAPSGSKVFFTNSGTEANEAAFKLARRNSAGPDGKPRTRIIALEGAFHGRTMGALALTAKEAYRAPFEPLPGGVVHIPFGDVEALRNAVDDTVAAVFLEPIQGEAGVRPLPAGYLQAARELTSQAGALLILDEVQTGIGRTGKWLASDDAGIVPDAVTLAKGLGGGFPIGALVTFGEKTSSLLTAGQHGTTFGGNPVATAAALATLHAVESQHVLDNVRAVGEHLRAALAGVDGVTEVRGEGLLIGFDLDADVAPAAVTAALDAGFIINSPGPRTIRLAPPLILTEDQADRFLAALPAILQTAKEAQ; this is translated from the coding sequence ATGAGCAACTTTGAACAATCCGCAGTCGCTGAGCAATCCCCGGTGGCCGAGCTGGTGGAAACACGCGGCCATGCCGGCGCGGAATGGCTGGCCCGCTATTCGTCCTCGCTCATGGGCGTGTTCGGCACGCCGCAGCGCGTCCTGGTCCGCGGAGCCGGCTGCCTGGTCTGGGACGCCGACGGCAAGGAATACCTGGACCTGCTCGGCGGCATCGCCGTGAACGCCCTGGGCCACGCCCACCCGTTCGTGACGTCCGTGATCGCCAGCCAGCTGGCCACGCTGGGGCACGTTTCCAATTTTTTCACCAGCCCCACGCAGATCGCCCTGGCCGAGAAGCTCCTGGCCTTGAGCAAGGCGCCGTCAGGCTCGAAGGTCTTCTTCACGAACTCCGGCACCGAGGCCAATGAGGCCGCCTTCAAACTGGCCCGCCGGAATTCCGCCGGTCCCGACGGCAAACCCAGGACCCGGATCATCGCGCTCGAGGGCGCCTTCCACGGCCGGACCATGGGGGCGCTGGCCCTCACGGCGAAGGAAGCGTACCGGGCGCCCTTCGAACCGCTGCCCGGCGGCGTGGTCCACATTCCGTTCGGCGACGTTGAAGCCCTCCGCAACGCCGTGGACGATACCGTCGCAGCGGTCTTCCTCGAACCCATCCAGGGGGAAGCCGGCGTCCGGCCCCTCCCGGCCGGCTACCTGCAGGCGGCCCGCGAGCTCACATCCCAGGCCGGTGCCCTGCTGATCCTGGATGAAGTGCAGACGGGCATCGGCCGGACCGGAAAATGGCTGGCCAGCGACGACGCCGGGATCGTCCCCGATGCCGTCACCCTGGCCAAGGGCCTTGGCGGCGGTTTCCCCATCGGAGCCCTGGTCACGTTCGGCGAGAAGACCTCGTCCCTGCTGACCGCCGGACAGCACGGCACCACCTTCGGCGGCAACCCCGTGGCCACGGCCGCGGCCCTGGCCACCCTGCACGCCGTCGAAAGCCAGCACGTGCTGGACAACGTCCGGGCGGTCGGCGAGCACCTCCGCGCTGCCCTGGCCGGCGTCGACGGCGTCACGGAAGTCCGCGGCGAGGGACTCCTGATCGGCTTCGACCTCGACGCCGATGTTGCCCCCGCCGCCGTCACGGCCGCGCTCGACGCCGGCTTCATCATCAACAGCCCCGGGCCGCGCACCATCCGCCTGGCCCCGCCGCTCATCCTCACGGAAGACCAGGCAGACCGTTTTCTGGCCGCCCTTCCGGCCATCCTGCAAACCGCAAAGGAAGCACAGTGA